The sequence below is a genomic window from Bos javanicus breed banteng chromosome 21, ARS-OSU_banteng_1.0, whole genome shotgun sequence.
taGAAGCCAGAACTTGGCATTTTCTAGTCCATTTAGAAgatagtgtttttcttttcttttcaaaggaaGGCCGGGTATGGGAGAAATTCTCCATCCATGTCATCTTCTTTGTCAGGAAACAAGACTCCCAGACCTCACCTGTCATCCTGGGCCTCACCGCTTCCCCTCCCCGGCCCTGCTCACTCACTGGGATCAAGGCCTGGCTACATACCCTTGGGAGCCAATTACAAGGTGTGTTTGGAAGGAGTGGGCACCTGCTGGTTGGACGGGTGAGCACCGGAGGAAGCAGCCCAGTGATGAGCGATGCGGGCGGGTGCCCACCCCGGAACCCAGAAATGCAAGCTCGCCCCAAGCTCTCCTGCAGCTCAGCATAAAACAGATGCAAACCTAGATCTCCGGAAGCCCTTCCCAGTCCAGGGCTCTTCCAACCTTGTCCCAAACCATCTGTCCACATGCTGGCTACACACACAGGCGCAAAGCCTGCCTTTGGAAGCAGAAGACAGTGAAGTGCCTCATCTACGCGTCTGCACTCAGTCACCGGGGGAGGAGACTGAGGCGCTCATTAGTCATTTTccaaccttctttttttttttttttaattttcttggccGTGCAGCAaggctgtgggatcttagttccccgaccagggactgaacacacaccccttgcactggaagctcagattcttaaccactggaccgccagggatgtCCCCTCATTAGCCATTTTAAGTCACACAGAGGGGCAGAGAGGCAACTCAGGCCCTCTCCTCACCACCCACTTGGTCCCCTTTCTTTTGCCCGAAAAGAAATTTTCAGCCTCTAACGGTTCAGAGAATCATCCCAGTTGCTGTTGTCATCCCCAACCTGGGGACCCTGAGACCTACTGAGGGGCATTTCCTACCCCGCAGGATTTTTGGGGTCTCCCACAGGATAAGCCTGCTCTGACAGACAGCAGACGGCcggggaggggcaggaaggcaGGACTGGGCTCCTCTCCCTAAGGCAGAACAGTGGCAGGCAGGTCGCTGGCACCTGTGAGCCACCCAGCCCTCTCCTCCAGCCAAAGCCAGAGAGTGGGTGCTCGGCCCCGAAGAACTGGTCAGGCCATGCTTGGCTTCTACGCCGTCAGGGCCAGAGAACACTGCTCCACCCCCAGCGCTCAGGCAGGGGCTCCCCTCCACTGTCTGGAGTTGGCAAAGCCACAAATGACGCTATCGATTCTGGCCCATCTAAACCCTAAAtgtctggcttttaaaaattaattcattcgtcgatttggctgctctgggccttAGCTGTGGAACGCGAGATCTTTGGTTGCACCGTACGAACTTTTAGCTGCGGCaagtaggatctagttccctgaccagggatggaaactgggccccttgcactgggagcttggagttccagccactggaccaccaggagagtccccTAAATGTCTTCTGTATGcgcgcgtgctcagtcacttcagtggtggtcaactctgtgcgacactatggactatagcccaccaggctcttctctgtccatgggattctccaggcaagaatactggggtgagttgtgtgttctcctccaggagatcttcctgatccagaaatcgaacccgggtctcctgcattgcaggcaggttctttactgctgagccaacagggaaaccccCTAAACGTGTTTTAAGGTTACTCAGATTCCCTTTCTGCAGCCTCCCCGGAGGGCAAGGCTTTCTTGTTCCTCCGAGCACCTCTGGGCCCTCACTGGATCCTGTCTTGACTCTCCATCAGCTCAGGGTTTAATTTACCTGTCCTCACAGGGCACCCCAAACTGCCATTCAGTGCACATTGACAGCAGCTTTGCAGGCCCTGTCAGGCTGGCCTCTGGAGCCCAGAGATGAATACACAAATGCTCCCTCTTTACTGGCAGAGAAAATTACAACCCATGAGACTcaaaaagagtccaacatgactgagcaactaagcatgcaaacacagacacacacacacaaacaggtgGTAGGCAAAGGCCTCCAGATAGGGGAGCAACTCCAGCAAAGCCTGGAGGCAAAGGAGCATCTGGGAGGCGGGGAAGAGGCAGCTGTGTCTGGAGGGGCAGGCGGGGAAGGGGACCCTACACCCTCTCACCGCTCACTCTGGGGGCCGCTCTAGAGCTGCTTGGCCAGGTGAAGGCAGACTCAAGGTGGCAGACAGCGTGTGCCTGGCTGCTCCAGCTCAGACGTGCGTGTCCTTCCCTGGCCTTGTTTATATAACCCAATTCTAACAGCAGGAGCCAAACTATCATGCCAAACAGATAACAGGCCTTGAAATATCAAGGCTGGGGTCCAGTGTGAGGTCTGGCTTGGTTTTCCCAGCTGCTGGAGGAGAACGGGCTGCAGTTGACTCAGTGCAGAAGAGGCGGAGCTGTGATCACTAATGAAAATGATTTCTGATATCACTACGCTGGGACTCCCCCACTGCCACCAAGCATGACCTCAGCTTATCTCCCAGGCAGCCTGTGGGCAGGGCCAGGACTACGGGGAGGCCAGCAAGGTGTCCAGAGTGCCAAACTGGACCAGTGTCCCTCTCAGATACTCACCTAGCCCTATGCCTGAGCCTGGAGTGAATTTCTCCCTAAATTCTAGACCTGGGATGCCTGTGCGGGAAGCTGCATTTCTCTGTTTTATGGAGGAAGAAGGGGAgtttaggagaaggaaatagcaacccactccagtattcttgcctggagaatcccatggacaaaggaacctggcaggctatagtccatagcgtcacactgggtcggacccaactgaagcgacttagcacgcacgcacagggATATTTGGGGAGAAGCACAGAATTCCTCACGCAGGGTTTCCAACTCCATAGTCACATACCTGATGGCCCTGCACGGGGACGCTGTCTTTGGCCTCCCTTTGCTGGTGGTCCTCAGGCGAGGGTTGGGGAGAGGGTTCCGAGGCGGGACTGGCATCCTCCGCGATGCTGGCCTGGGGGAGGTCCTCGCCCAGCCCGGAGAAGCTGAAGCTGCTCTGGGAGGCCTCGGCCTCCTCGGGCTCGTCCTCCCTGGCCCCCAGGTCCAGCAGATAAGCCTCCGGTTCTTCCAAGTCCATCTCTTCGTTTTTCAAATCCTCCGAGCCTTCCGCGTAAGCCTCCAAAACCGCCGCCAGGGGCACCTCGTAATGCGGGTAGTAGAAAAGGTCATGGGGGATGACGGAAATCTTGGAGAGCGGGGGAGACGGCTTAAAGTCCAGGCCCTCCTCGCTGGGGCTGCGGAGGGTCTCCAAGCTGACGCTGCTGCTTGGCGGGTTGGAAGGCAATTCTCCCCCGAGCCCCCGGAGGCACTCGGCTTCCCCTTCCTCCTCGCCCCGACGGCGGCGTCGGAAGGACTTGCGCTTGGCCTTCTCATACACCTCTGGCTTTTTATCCACCAGGGCCTCCTCGGGGGCCAAAGAATAGCCTTGGTCTTGGTCTCCAGGGTCCTTGTGAGGGTCAGGTTGGTCGAGCTTCACTGGAGCCTCATCCGAATCTGTCTTCTTGTGGGCGGATTTCCCTCTCCGTTTGCCCAACCTCTCCGGGTGATCCTCCGACAGCTCCTCCTCTGCAGGTTTTTTCTCATGAGGCGAAGGAACCTCGTTGAAAGCCTGGCTGGTGGAGGCAAAATCGATGAGGTCGCTGTTAAACTTTGAGGCTTTTAATGGTATGGCTTCAAAATAGTCTTCTTTATCCATCGCTTCTACCGTCAGCAGCTTCACCTTGATCTCCAAGGCATTGGCCATAACGGTGTTCTCTCCCGGGGGTGAGGGGAGATGGCCTTCGTCCCCAGGGCTGGATGCCCTCTCCGAAGCCCCATTCCAGGGGGGAGAGGTCCAGGAAGTCGGAGGATGACTAATCTCACCATCCACCGAGGACATGTCGCCAGGGACCTCGTTGGAGGCTACTTCCAGGATCTCCGGCGCCTCCCGTTTCGGTGTTTGTTCAGCAGCGTCAGCCGCCAAGACCCGTTCATCCTGCTTGGACGACTCCTTGCTCTCTCCCGGGCTCCCTTCAAAGTGCAGGTCTGCACTGTAGAAAGGGTCCTGACTGCAGGAGGCATCCTTGTAGGTGTCAGCCTCAAAGTGCACCGTCTTCTTGATTGGCAGAGAGTTGGACCTCCGGCTGTCCTTTCTGGATGATAGGATGGAAGATTCTGGAGCCGGTTCACTGGTGCTGTTGAGCTTCCCGGGGATCCCTTGGAGAACCTGCTCGATGATCTGGTTCATGAACTCGGAGGAGCTGTCCACCAGCTCCTGGCTGGAAACGCCACCCAGCCAGGGCTCCTTAGCGTCCTCAGGCTTGTCACAGACGAAGACtttggagggaggtgggtggctgGCCTCATGGTTGATGGTGTAGGCTCGCTCCCTGTCCTCGGTCAGAAGGAAGACGGCGCTCTCTTGTTCCGAAGGGGTTTCTTTGATGCGAACGAAGGTGGATTCTATAGGGGCTTCTTTGTCAGAATCCACAAAATCCTCCTACCAAGAAACACAGGGCACCATGAAATTATCAGTGTCTAAGTGCCACGTAGAGTCCCCtctcaaaacacaaaaacaaaccagCAAGAGCACTTCAGAATGAATGGAAGTATAGATGGGCAAATGACTGTTGTTCCTGCTGAAATGTGAAAACGTCAGATAAGTTAAAGAGAAGGTCATTTTCCAAGCTATGACTGCAAAGACATCTCAATGAACTGAACTCTGGAGAAGGATGGGCCCTTTCTAAGCGAGGAGATTATCGGCAACCTCATACCTGTGGGCCACTGCCTAGTCTGGGTACGGATGAGAAGTGAACCCACCTAAGATAAGGAAAGAGCAGCTAAATCTTTACTGATTGTCGGGCTGGTGTGAGACATTGAATCCGGAAGGGCCTCAAACACGAAAAACCACTTCTGTTCATATACTAGTTTTCCCACACAGGGACTCCTGTTAAGCACGGTGCGGCTGAACTATTTACagaagccaagacacagaagcaacctaagtgtccatagacagatgaatggataaagaagacgtggtacatctatacaatggaatactacttagccatataAACAAATgacataatgctatttgcagcaacaggaatggacctagacattatcatattaagcaaaggcagagaaaggcaaataccatgtgataccacttatatgtgtaatctcaAATGTTACATAAACggacttatttacaaatcagaaacagaccCACGGCCACAGAAAACAAACTCGTGGTTTCCAaagagggaagtgggggagggataaattaggaatttagcactagcagatacaaactactatatataaaatagataaaacagataagcaacaggaTCTACTTTATAGCACTTAATATAGGGAACTatagtatcttgtaataaaccataatggcaaagaatttaaagaatatgtatgtacagagatccatatacatatataactgaatcactttgctgtataagagaaactaacacaacattgtaaagcaattatatttcaattttaaaaaaagatgcagCTGAGAGCAGGGCTGAAAGTAGAGAGCAATCTTGGTGGTTCTGCAGTGCTTGGCTCCCAATGTACTGGTGGGGAGAGTGGATTGGTCTCATTCTAAAACTAGTTGAAATCAGAGAgctgaaattaaataaaactgcAACAGAGTCCTTATCAAGTTCTGAGAAGGTCAAAATGGTCAGCTCCTGGTCATAGGTCCTTGTTTGGGAAAGGGTTACattctctgggggtgggggaaatatCATGTACCTCATCACATATCAGATATGGCATAAAATTAAAGTTACCTAgcaccctgatttttttttcttaatataaccAGGGTTTCACTCTCTGTCCTTTTCAACTGAAGTAGGACATTTCATTCATACATTTCAGTATAGTCATTCATTTCCAGCTGTACATAGGATGAGGACAggtctgatccatgaacatgtcTTAAATAAGTGGGTTGCTGTATTTTAGgattataaacatttttcattattgGAAAGTGTAATGAGGACCTTCTGCAGAATCGTTTAGAACCCAAACCACCAGACACAATTTTTATAGTGTCTGTATATTTGTGATGCAAGGTCTTGTAAAGGTTTTTACCGAAAACTACCATTAACCAGTCTCTCTTACTgacaataaattattaataaaatttaaaaaaagatacaaagaagcaaacaaagaGATCCATAATCAAGAGAAACATTAGTCATTAGAAGCAGACCCAAAGATAACCCAGGGTTAGAATTAGCATAAAGACCATAAAACAACCGTTTAACCTACACCTCAAGAAACACAAAGGTCATTCTTCAGGCTAAAAAGAAACAATCACAGACGAAAGCCTGGATCTGGAATAGGGGAATGAGAAGTACTTAAAACGGTAAATGTATAACTGATATAAAAGATgatcttaaaagttttcttaaaaagtcTCCTGCTTAcagcaaaaataataacaaaccaTGGCAAATTAAAGTATACAGAAGCAAAGCAAATGACAATAATAGcaaaaggaagggagaagaaaagtGAGTGGAATCAAATAGCTgcatattcaaaaatatataaaatatgtacctatttaaaattgtacaatgagggacttctctggggatccagaggttaagaatctgccttgcaatgcaggagatgtgagttcaatccctggtcaggcaactaagatcccacaggctgaggGGCAGCTAAGcgtgcaagccacaactactgagcccgtgtgctctggagcccgtgtgccacaactagagagcccgtgtgccacaactagagagcccgtgtgccacaactactgagcctacacatCACCATTAGAGTCCGTGCACCACAAAGGATCCCCTGTGATGCAGGGAAGATCCTGaggcagccaaattaaaaaataaaagttacctAATAGTAATCCAAGGTAGATTGAGGTATGTTCAAGATGAGTATTATAATCCCTAGGGAAAACTACTAAAGAGATAAACAGATGTGGCTAAAAAGCCAACAGACGAGAcaaaatggaaaccaaaaaacaattgaacaatccaaaaaaaatgagaaaggaagaataaagcaGCATAAAACAGACAGGACCAGTGGAAAACAACAATAAGATGGTAGATTACATCTATGTAAATGGGCAAAAAATACACTAATAAAGTGACACGCTAATAATTCTtgtcaaaatggataaaaaacaagacccaacaCTAAGGTATTTTTACAAGAAACATTCTTTAAATATAAGCACACCTACACTGAAAGGAGAAagatattaatagaaaatgatAAATCATACAAATACTAACTTATGATAGCTCCTATATTCCTATCAAATTTACTCCatgatgaaacaaaacaaaaataaaatgatgaccTCAAAGAGAAACAACAATCCTTAATGTATATGCATTTATGGCATAGcttccacacacacaaagcaaaatCTGACAGAACTAAGAACAATAAAGTCACAATCATAAGTCAGAGGTTTTTAACTTTTCTCCCTCACACTCATtgataggaaaagaaaagaaaaaaagggcacTTCTCTAGAGTATTAGAACAGCATATTAACCAACTCAGCCTAATTGACTACTGACGCTTTCACTGTACAGGACACGTTTTTTCAAATGCATATGGTACATTTACCCAAGTAAACCATATGTCAGGGCATAATGCcaggcacagtgtctggcacacgaCCAGggcttaatgaatatttattaaagtgTACTACAGTCAGCTGAATtactaaacttaaaaaaacaacagttCGACAGGAGTCTGGATCAGCTGGGATGCCTCATCTGTATCCCCTAGGGATGCAAACAGACCGTTCTTAGGGGATGCCCTGTGCTGTGTGGGTCAGGGGGACTTTCCCCATGTGTTCTATCTTGCTTGactcctccttccccagccccagtCTCTGACCCCAGCACTGGGGAGATTCAAGTGTCAGATTTGCTGAATCCAAGCTATGACCTTGACTCACACACACATCATAAATTTTAGTTGATTTCAAACTCTGCCTAGGTTGAAGAGCTCAGGACTAATAAAAGCCCCGGTCCCTAGTATTTCCAAATTTCATAATGAAGATTAAATTAAAGAATGACATTAATATCACCATTTTTTGAGCATCAACTGTTGTGCCAACAGGACTTTACATATCTATTTACTCTTCACATAACCCTGAAAATGTGGgtcatatttccattttacagatggcatCTCATACAGACAGGTATCAGAGAGATTAACTAAACAGCTCAAGGCCACAAAGCTTCAAGTGGCAGAGCTGACATTCCAGCCCATGGAATGCCTGCTTCTAAAGCACCCTGGGAAGTGATCTGTGGCCCAGAAACAGATGGGAAACACACACGTAGGGAGCCTGGAGAGGATCCAGCCTGGCTCTTCTGAGTTGCGCACAATGGGGTCTCAGTTTTAGCCATATGTTGTAAGGAATCTAAATGCCTGAGCTTTGGAACCACAGAGAACTGAGAtcaaaccccagctctgcacTTGGCAGCTGGGCAACCCTGGAGAGGTCTTTAAGCCTCTTTGAGCATCCGTTTTCTCTTctacaaaatgaaaatcatgataCAGAGTCAAGTGGGACTGCAGGGGTGGCAGTCAGCCCAGAGACACACAGGATGCTGACCTGACAAGCCTCCGGCTAAAAGCGCAGCCTGTCCCTCCTGTGAATATTAGTTCtgtacgatttttttttttttttttggcggggcgGAGGGGAGTCTAGTATTTCTAACTACTTGAAACAATAATGTGTTTGTTGATTTACCACCTGTTTTCTCTGTTAGAACAAAGCTACAGAAGGTCAGGGACCTCATCCATCTCATTGACCGTTAAGCTTCCCTGAGCCAGCCATGGGTGTTCCAATAAAGTAATTTTCCAATAAAGTCAATAAAGGACTGTTGTTACTGTTGTGATAATTATTACTATAATCCTAGGCTTGTGGATGGGTTGGCTGGAGGTTCAACAGAGTCTTGACAACTTCTAAAAGGTCTGATTTTGCTCCAAATAATCAGTCACCAAGTATGCTCagattctaaaaattaaaaacatgtgcTTGGtcattgtctttaaaatttttcacacTCTGATAAAATCTGGTAGACTGCTAAAATGTCCCATCTGACATCTAGAAAATCAAGTCGCTGATTCATATAACAAGCGGGCATCTTAAAAGTTTGGGATGGGGAGAGGTTTGTGAGAGGTGTGCCTGACTTTCCATTCTGCTTTTTACCAGTGCATACGTTAGCTatgattttgaaatgaaaatgtggCAAGGCACATGAGATCGAGATTCAGTTATTACAGTAGCCACACAGCTCAAACACCAGCTTCATCTCATGGTCAGAACTCATCATCTCATGATGGAAATGTACAGTTTCTGAATTATAGGTAAGGAAAACAGACATACAGCTTCCAACTCCGGGAAATGTTCTAGAAACTGAGCCACGTAAGTCACGATGGACTGCTCATCTGGTGTGTCAACCATGATGTCTGTTAAGAGAAACAGAGGAGTTAGAAGGACATGTAAAACACaggttgtattttatttatttttacattttttttaatttttaaattttttccagctttatcgaggtataattgacaaatgaaaattgtatatatttaaggcatACAATATGATAGTCTGACATACACagacattgtgaaatgattctcACAATTAAGTTAATTTACACATCTATCATCTCACACAGTTACTTTATTTTGATGTGCTAAGAaaacttaagatctactcttttagcaaatttCTGGTAGacaatacagtgttattaactatagttacTATATTGTATGTTAGACTTCTCCAGAACTTACGAGAGTTTGTACATTTCTCTACTTTTTCCACTGCCAACCCCCAGCTCCTGGTAACCATCATCATACTCTCTggttctatgagtttgacttttttaggttccacatataagtgagatcatgtagTATTTTTCTGTGATTGGCCTATTTCAGcgtaatgtcctccaggttcatttgtgttgttacaaatgacagaatttccttcttttcatggctgaatgatatctcattgtatatACATGGCATTTTCCTTATCTATTCATCCactaatggacacttaggttgctacTATGCTTTATTCACAGTttagctactgtgaataatgctgcgatgaacaccaGTGTGCAGATATTTCTTCAAGACTgcaatttcctttcctttggttttgtttattttgtttgttttgggggttTTCTGGGGTCTTTTTCGCTGCACTGTGCagcttatgggattttagttccctgaccagggactgaactctggtCCACAGCAGggaaagcaccaagtcttaaccattggaccaccagggaattcacaagcttgtttcctttaaatttaatttcctttgaatatatgtTCAGTAGAAGGTTtgccaatagtttggccacctgatgcaaacagcctactcactggaaaaggccctgatgctggggaagattgaggggcagaggagaagggggtgacagaggaagagatggttggatagtcaTGTTCATGACTCAATGGatacgaacttgggcaaactctgggagacaccaagggacagggaagcctggcgtgctgcagtcaatggggttgcaaagagtcagacatgactgagtgactgaacaacaacagagagtTTGCTGGATCACAcaattgtctttttttattttttgagggctCTCCATGAAGTTTTCCATAAGAGCTGAACCAGTTCACATTCCCACAACAAGAACAGAGTTTTCACATGGGATCTTGGGATGCTTGATGGTGAAGGATCCCACAGACCAGGGaggttttttctctttatttcacatGTCAGGAAATTTAAGCCCTTTAAGTGAAGGAGGATTATTTGAGTAGTAAAGCCTCACACTTGGCTGATGAGCAGAGAAGCTGGGATGGAGCATCCAAGACTCCCTGCACCCAAGATTCTGTTATTCCCGGCTGGCCAAGTCCCTCCCTGTGAGTGGCCAGTTCACGGCCCATCCCATCAGTGAGTCTGTTGAGCTGAGACCCTTACACACTGCCAGAGAGAATCCTAAATAAGCCTGACCCATGTGGAATATGATTTGATAGAGATAACCAAGTGCCTTAAAAAGGCGTGTACTTTCTAGCTGCATCATTCCACAGATGGGACGTGGCCCTGGAGGAAATAATCTGAGATGCACACTGAACTTTATCTAATAAGATGTCCATTGCAGCATTATATACAAgactacggagaaggcaacggcatcccactccagtactcttgcctggaaaatcccagggatgccgggggcctggtgggctgccgtctatggtgtcgcacagagtcagacacgactgaagcaacttagcagcatacaaGACCATTCCAAAACAACCTGAACATctaccagtggtaaagagttaAGTACACTTTGGTATGCCCACTAGATGGACCATTATGCAGCCAATAAAAACATAATGAAGACATCCTAGCAGCATGAAAAATATTTACATCACAATTATAATGTTTaggttaaaaaaaggaagatacaCGTTATGTGGtatcctggatgggaggggagtttggggaagaatggatacatgtatatgtatggctgagtccctttgctgtgtgCAGGTGAAACTATCACAGTATTATTTGTtaattatttgctgctgctgctgctgctaagtcgcttcagtcatgtccgaccctgtgcgaccccatggatggcagcccaccaggctcccccgtccctgggattctcctggcaagaacactggagtgggttgccatttccttctccaatgcatgaaagtggaaagtgaaagtgatctGCGTAGCTACCAACCAAGTTCACAGCCTGAAGCTCCCTGTGCTTCTTTCCATTGCTACCCATTTTGCTGTTTAAGTGTCAAGACGTCTcatatcattttgatttttttatgttCCACCGCTACTACTTTCTTTTGTATTAAACAAgcatttctactttaaaaaaaaaaaaaagtttttttaaaaaaaacctttattttgtACTGGTTAATTATTTGCTAACCAGTACAAAATaaaggctttttttaaaaaaactttttttttaagtagaaatgcTTGTTTAATACAAAAGAAAGTAGTAGAGGTGGgacataaaaaaatcaaaatgatatgAGACGTCTTGACAATTAAACAGCAAAATGGGTAGCAATGAAAAGAAGCACAGGGGGCTGCAGGCTGTGAACTTGGTTGGTAGCTACGCAGATGTTCACATGTGATTATCACAGAAT
It includes:
- the CLMN gene encoding calmin isoform X3; the encoded protein is MAAQEWDWFQREELIGQISDIRVQNLQVERENVQKRTFTRWINLHLEKCNPPLEVKDLFIDIQDGKILMALLEVLSGRNLLHEYKSSSHRIFRLNNIAKALKFLEDSNVKLVSIDAAEIADGNPSLVLGLIWNIILFFQIKELTGNLSRNSPSSSLSPGSGGTDSDSSFPPTPTAERSVAISVKDQRKAIRTLLAWVQRKTRKYGVAVQDFAGSWRSGLAFLAVIKAIDPSLVDMKQALEDSMRENLEKAFSIAHDALHIPRLLEPEDIMVDTPDEQSIVTYVAQFLEHFPELEAEDFVDSDKEAPIESTFVRIKETPSEQESAVFLLTEDRERAYTINHEASHPPPSKVFVCDKPEDAKEPWLGGVSSQELVDSSSEFMNQIIEQVLQGIPGKLNSTSEPAPESSILSSRKDSRRSNSLPIKKTVHFEADTYKDASCSQDPFYSADLHFEGSPGESKESSKQDERVLAADAAEQTPKREAPEILEVASNEVPGDMSSVDGEISHPPTSWTSPPWNGASERASSPGDEGHLPSPPGENTVMANALEIKVKLLTVEAMDKEDYFEAIPLKASKFNSDLIDFASTSQAFNEVPSPHEKKPAEEELSEDHPERLGKRRGKSAHKKTDSDEAPVKLDQPDPHKDPGDQDQGYSLAPEEALVDKKPEVYEKAKRKSFRRRRRGEEEGEAECLRGLGGELPSNPPSSSVSLETLRSPSEEGLDFKPSPPLSKISVIPHDLFYYPHYEVPLAAVLEAYAEGSEDLKNEEMDLEEPEAYLLDLGAREDEPEEAEASQSSFSFSGLGEDLPQASIAEDASPASEPSPQPSPEDHQQREAKDSVPVQGHQSQESQNSENLASPLEEKVMEESISSKKKEKRKHVDHVESSIFVAPGTVRSSDDLEEDTGDHKVLSRTSHSDSSIYIRRHTNRSLESRFHLY